CGCTGCCCCGTGAGATGTATCTCAACGTCGCGAGGCACATCTCACAAGAGGCAGAAAATCATTGACAAGACGAGGAGGCACCGCGAGATCGCTGGGTAGCAAAATGTCTTTCATTCGCACACACCTTAAACGGGCGACTCAAAAAGTAATTTTGAGTTGTAGTAATTTGACGTTGCGGTGAATTTTGGGAATGTTACGTAGCGATGCGTCTTGGTGTGAGCTGACCCTTAGAATTAGGAGGCAGTTGTAGCAAATATCAAGTTTATCAGTGAAAAAATGAAGTAAACAGTGTAATATTGTGTGAAAACTATTTCTAGAATACAATATGACCAAACCAGATCGAAGTTGAAGGAGCAgatgattttattgaaatagctaacataataattatgttggttCCAGTAATCAATCTTGCTTGAACTGCTGTAAACAAGTCTCCATGAATTGAATCagaatacttaatattttgtatgcaaAACAAATGCTCTTACAAGTGTAACTTACCCTGTATGTAAGTTTCAGCTGTGAGGAGCTAAAGTATCTTGGTGGTTGAAAGACTAAATATTCTCCAGAGCACCCAACAAGTCCAGCATAAGTTTTCTCTCGGCAAAGACCAACTACCTCTTGGCAATGATCATCAGAAGAGACCATCTgtttaagaattattattaaattataaatgagcGAACACCAAGCTAACATTGATCTTGatttaatgtattatgtacaatttttattaattatatctatcaaaattacaattttaatgaaattggtaACACCAATTTACATTCtgttctttattaaataataatttatcttaacAAATCAACATGATTACATTCATATACAGAGCCTTATACTTACTATTGGGATATTAAGATATCTTAATGCTGTTCTAAGGCAGGAATGTAGTCCCATAGGTGGTACCCACCATACTTTAGGAGGAGGAGTGCCCTTTGTAGCAATGTGACGCAGCACCTGTGATGTTTCAAGGTATTGCTACATTTATGATTAAAtcaaattagtttaattttagtcATTAATATACTATTTAGTTCATTAGCTAATGACATTTAACTGATTGACTCAAGTAAAAGCCGTTGAAAGTGGGAAGAAATTCAAAAACTAACTCAGTGTTCTGTCTCTTttagacataaaaaatatataaatatttataaaattgtttgtgaGAAATGTGCATATTCGTTGGTCTTTTGAGAACAGAGCCACACCAGTCACAACAAACTGTCAGAGCATAAGTAGTTAATTAGAAGTGAAATTATGAGGAAaacaatatagaaaaaaaaaaaaattacaaattgtttataaatgtaACTTTTCCTATGGTACAAACATACTAACATGACCAATGCAGTGCAGTGCAGTTTCACACTTACATCAGAGCTAATTTCCAAGTCTGACTATCGTCTAAGTAGTCTTCTCTTTTATAAAATGCTTTAAGTTTacctttttttagtttttacttttaaatttattaaggcTGTAATTTAGAATAAGGGTGTCTATGTTTATTATGTATACTTTCATGTAACACCCAAGTATTCTTGTGATATATCTCAAAAATATACCAATTTCAACAAAGGTGATTTACATCAAAGTTaatgaattttgataaaaatacttactgaGTTGACCCTCTGGCGATATGTAGCTTGTGTTTGTATCCAATGCTGTGGCAAAGCAGGTGGAGTAGGATGTGCACCATTAAAACATACGCATAAAGCAACTTGATGTTCAGCAAGTGCCTGTGCAAGTGTGGTTAAAAATTGCACGCATCGAGCCCACTGGCCTCCACAAGCCCAATCtgcaataaaatcattatatttattgtgaaatagtttaatttactatgtaaactataaaaatttaaaagctatgctatgctattgtaaaattatagtaaataatatagcaggtaacatttttttattgctgtAAAGACACTGGTAAATTAGGCgtggatgatgatgatagtgatGTTTATTTTGGTACTAGAATAAAAACATcgagataagaataaaaaatgtatcaacaaaatattgtatgttataTTGGAAAAACAATACCTGAGAAATATCCTCCATAGAGACGATCTAGACATCCTTCCGCGTCGAGAACTAAGCGGAACCCGCCGGCATGGTTTCTAGCTATTCGAAATAAATCAACTCCAACACCTTCGTTTTCTAAAAACGTCTGAAGATCTTGTATACCCatagtttgaaataaaagatGTATTTAATTGATCGAACACGTCCGTCACGAGGAATTGGTAGCctgaaagagaaaaaataattgTGACGGTAACCAGTGTAGTAGGTCGATACTTTTCACAATGCAAGTGACATGACACATATTTTCACGaaaaattgataaaacacgACTACATGTTCAGTAATTAGacaaatcaatttaattatttataaatatgccTCAAATGAGCGCAAAATACCGAGATACGAAAGTTGCCGGCACGTAGTCAACGAAGGTCAAATTTATTAAGATTGATTACAATATTGAgggaaaaatattaatctatgaTTAAAACTACAGAAAAACTAGAAAACAGAAAAAGTAGCCTTACCTTTTAGAAAACCATACCAACATAGGATTACGATAGGCGTAAGTTGAAAACGGAAgccatttgtaattttttttttcatgaatgTCACACTTCATTCTACTGTGATACGAGCCagcaaacttaaaataaataaatgtgttttatactCGACTAACggctgaaattaataataataattgatatttttatattttagtttttgtgatacctattacattaattaactaTGTTTTACGGTTACTCATTTTCAGAGATGGAAGATTTTTTGGATAAATAATTGAGTGAAAACGGATACTCAGCAGTTATTATTTTCGAGAATATTATCTGAAAAATCACCCAGTTGTcgcacattaggattttctcctgtgtcgtgggtttgcaaacatacaagttcgtaTGACACCCGTAggacacatgacacccagacccggaacaacaatttgtggatcacacaaagagttgttccgtgcgggaatcgaacccgcgacacagtgaacggcagccaattgcctagccaccgcgccaactgtgcagtcgaaATTCGAAGTAATAACTACCAAAATTGAAttcaacttttaattatttattagacatgttaagttatataattttgtatatttttatttatttattgacacaTTACAATAGAAAAAATCCAAAAGAGAATCATTAGCGTTATTTAGGTGGCTggtgaaattaatataatataatataatcgacTAAATTAAATAGTAGATTGTGTGAGACTGCCTGTGTATTACCTGTCATCGCAGTTCGACTGTCGTCTGTCAAAGATTGCAATCGTAATCGTATCTGTGGGCTGTATGTCTACTGTCTATAGAATTTGTATTGGTTTGCTTGCTTTTTGCAGTGGGGCGTTGTAAATCAAAAGCATTGtaaaaaatctatgaaaagATGGGAAATTAGCATGGGagtaaatattgttacataCTGGACCCAATAATTACTAACCTGAAAACTGTTGTTGTATTTAAgatgttttaaagttataacaGCACTGTAATCAGTATCTGGCATTTCAAATTGGTTCCAAAGGATATCTACTGCTAAAATTAAGTAATGCCGGAGCAAAGTAATGATTATCGTGTTGTAGTTTTTGGTGCGGGTGGTGTCGGTAAAAGTTCCCTTGTGTTACGATTCGTAAAAGGGACATTCAGAGAATCCTACATACCAACGATCGAGGATACCTATAGACaggtaatattatttacgttccaattttattatgttttgttccCGCGATTTGTGCAtgtgaaacaatgtttatttagctCCAAAAGAAGTTTTTGGTAACTTGTACACTATTCTGTAGAAGCATTATTGAATATTTGTAGAGATTATAACAAGGAGTCTAAGTACTGTTACAATGTCATCTAAAAATGTTCATATCCTGACCTATATTTACTGAAAAGGCTGTGCATGAAATACCTTGACACCATTGAAATTTTGCCAATTCCTGAAACTATACTTTTTTTGGGATATTGCCAATGGTATACCCCATAACAAGGCTGCCTGCTGACCTTATTGTAATCATAATACtactattttcaaattaatattttttgcttgtaatcaattttaataacattaatttacatattttagatATACATGTATCTTATCAGATTTCTTGCTAACAGTCAGCATTTAAGTTGGAACTGCTTTTAATTTGACTTATTCCtggaattttaatatagaataAAATTGCAGCATTACAAgataataacataaattatatttttaggtaataAGCAGCAACAAGACAATATGCACATTACAAATAACTGATACAACAGGATCACATCAGTTCCCTGCTATGCAAAGATTATCAATCAGTAAGGTGAGGcaacatttcttttttgtatttaaactaATTTACACTCTTAACTTTAATGAAACTTCACATATTTTgaccttattattttttacagggACATGCATTTATATTGGTTTATTCTGTGAGCAGTCGACAGTCATTAGAGGAACTCAAGCCAATATGGCAAACTATAAAAGAGATTAAGGGCACAGAGCTTCCAAATATACCTGTGATGCTGGCAGGCAACAAATGTGATGAAAGTCCAGAGATAAGAGAAGTATCCGCATCAGAAGGACAGGCCCAGGCTCAAACTTGGGGCATTTCATTCATGGAAACTTCAGCTAAAACAAACCACAATGTTACCCAACTTTTCCAGGTAcataattcttttttatatttattgtatgctgtccaatatcaataataaaacaaaaaattttacAAATGCTTTTAAAAGTATTTCCAGTTTACACTGGCATTGTATTCAGTTATTATATCAGTGTAACACACAAATATTccatcataataaaaatattttcaattctaATTACAGGAACTATTGAATATGGAAAAGAACAGAAATGTATCACTTCAAGTTGATGGGAAAGGCaagaaaaagaaagataaaGCAACCAAAGACGGTGGAGAAGCTTCTGCAAGTGGAAGAGAGAAGTGCCGAATcatgtaaatataaaagaacTCCAATATTATCTAACCCCACCAATTGTATAACAATAATTCCTAGTCATTTTGATCCTAGNNNNNNNNNNNNNNNNNNNNNNNNNNNNNNNNNNNNNNNNNNNNNNNNNNNNNNNNNNNNNNNTTTCGGTTCTTATTACTTATTCTAAGAGATATTTAACTACCTCAAATAATAGAACCGCATATGCCCTTGGGTCACATTTCTTTAGAAATATAGATCTTGTTTTTCAGTTTACATCAGTATTATTGGTCTCATTAtagtacaatacaaaataaccaGAGCCATTTTCGTCTTATTTGGGATTTTTTTGGGGCATAAAATGAGCCTCCACTtgtctttaataatattattaattgaacaCTTATTTGTGTCAATTAAAGTAATACAAAATCAGTCTCAAAATAGGGAAGTCTTTTAGATCTTCAGGCACGTATACATCTTAACCTGTGGATTAATATCCAAGCTAAATCCCTAATATACATTTTACGTGCTAAAACAATTACATTCCAACGTATTTTCCCATGAAGTGTGTACATGTCTTTCTGttgtaagttaatttaaatcgtGAATATTATATTGCGAAAAGTTTGTTAGATTTCTTGTTTGAGGACaactaaagtattaaaaaaacaaaagccacgaaaaaactaaactaagttgatttcaaatcattactaaataaaaataaaacaataacgaaATTACCTTTAGAAACGAATACTTTAGTTTGAAACTGGTGCATCACCTTGACCAATGTGTTCCTTTTCAGAATTGTGGCATTGCTCCGCCACCTAGAATACACCATTGAATTTAGTGATGTCATTTAAAGTTGTCATgaggataaaaaaaaattaaagaaggaAAGCCTGTTGTAAATTCCATAGAGATGTTGTCGTGTGGTTTCTGTAATTTACTCTGCAGTCACCTTATTCTTATCAAATGGGCCATTAGCCTCCAAAGTTTGAGCGAGATCAGACTTCTGGCCAGAGCTCTTTTTCCTTCCTTTTCCCATATTCTTCTTAACATTTTTGCCAGTCTTCAGTTTTTGAGGCTGTGTACCTGTAAAGTAATATTATGGGTTGACTTATAACAACTAATTTCTCAAGCAGAGATGTGGTATACctctttttcgaaaattaaatgTCGACATATTAAATTTATGGGAAATTAGTTTGCGTTTAGGTCACATAATATAGAAagctaatatgtatataaattaattaaatgagtaaagcatttttattattaatatctgGAGGTATACCTAGTATAATCGAAAACAGcatttatgaatattaagaAAACGTAATTAGAAGCTCATATTTACGAATCTACAATATTAACTTACAGAATTTTTAGTATTACTATATCACTAGAACATACCATCAGCATCAGTATCAGGTGCTGAAGTGTCCTCATGAGGACTACCTTCCTCTTGTTGATTTACATCTTCGGGCCTTACAGTTTTCCTGAAAATTTGGTgaagttttataattataaaaaaatatatatattatttaataagataCCAACCAATATAACAAACATatattagtaattatttatgaatgttACCCGTTAATAGTGAGCGTGGCGGGCTTAGCAGGCTCCTCGACATCGCGGCGTGCGCGACGCGCGGTGCGTGCGGGGGGCGTGGACACCGCGCCGCGGCCACGACCGCGTCCCCGACCGCCGCGCGTTCCGCGCCATCCGCGTCCACCGTACGCGTTGCGAGGCGGCGGCGTGTAGCCCACGTAGCTTACCTGctgtaattattttgtgaacAATACTAATGCAGATGCCTGCTTCTCGTTAAACAGGTAGTACTGTGCCTGATGactataattaaacaaaaaatattgatttacttGTGGGTAGCGAGTAGTGCGCGTAGGGTAGCTGCCGCCGCCCCACTGTCCGACGACGACGCCTGCGATCTCCAGGCGCGCGCCGCGTCCCCGGCCGCGCGGCCAGCCGCCGAGCTGTCCGCCGAGCGAGCCTCCCACCACGCCGGCCACTAATGGAAGCGGTGGCATCGCAAACTCCACCTCCAGACCTTCCAAGATAGCTTTGCGCATACGCTCTAcctattaatataatacattttactataaaatgATGATATCgggtacttaattattatatgaaacACATAACAACTGAGAGaaaataagatattattaaGAATACTTATGCTCTAACCTTAACCACCGTATCCAAATGGTTATCGCAGAGCTGAGCAAGATGTTTGCAATGATTAGCGCGATGCAGATTGCGTTGCAGCAGTTTGCCGTCGAAGTAGAGCCAGGGCGCGGCGACTAGCCAGGGCACGGGGGCGCCGCACGCGTCGTTGGCCAGCAATGCAGCTTCTGCTCCCGCCATCACCAGCGCACCCAGTTGAACTCCGCGTGAGTTAATGCCatttacctaaaaataaataacattattgagATCACATTACAATGACGAAATAACGCACAAAATTATAGAATGACGTTACTGACACTTTTCACACTTACGGTCATTTCTTGCAAATGAAGTGCATTCATGAGATCGTTTGAAAAAGCTGTAGCCAAAAATGCATCAAGTTCTTGTCGCCtcaatatttgaatttgagATGTCATTATAAATCTGAAAGGCGtatcaaaataatgaaattatttaaagcccaataaatggaaaaataattcggaagttaattttgttaaaaaaaatagtaataagaaATATGATAACATTGGTATTACCTCAACACAGTGGCCAAAATTAGCAAATGTTGGGGAACATAAGATGTATTCAACATCAAAGGAGTATCAGAGCGCATGCACGATAGGAATGCTCTCATACGGCGGCATTTGTCATCTTGAGCAGTTCTggaacaaaacacaaaaaattgattataatttcttttttattatgtgtttaaATGAATgggtgtataatataataaataatctgtttaaataacaataacttaaCTAACAAAGCATCACGATTTTAAATAACCGAATGAAAGGAAATAGAAACTACCTAAAAGGTAAAGCTCACCCGAACCAAAGCCGTTGCACAGTTGGTACAGGCCATTCTAGAACAACTCCTGGCACAACTTCAGGGCTTTTCCCGGGATTCACTCGAGAATAGATCCATTCGGCAACTTGTACAGTGCAAGGGCGATCAATATTCACAGAACTTGTTGAGCCTTCTTCTACAAAAGTACACAGTAATTTAGGTGTTTATTATCATTAGTTTtacaaatgtttataataagtatttttacaaaataatacctTTGGCTTTTTGCGCCATAAATCGGTGGTGGTGCATGTTATACAAAATGGCGTATACATTTTGCCTAACAGGTCGAAAGAAGTGATGTATAGAGGGTATTTCACGGTGATTATCGTCCTCCATCAATACAGGCAAAGTAACTTGACGATGTGTCAAGATCGATAGCATCTGAGGGTGCATAAGGCCACGTGCATGTCGCTCGGCACATGTTCGTAACACTTCAGCTGGGGCCGGAGGGCAATTGTCTTCATTATGGATTTGCTTTATATTCGAACGAAcctaaaatatatattcaaaattttatcaCGTCTTTGATAATATCTTATTACTTGTTGAATATCCATTTCAAACATTTCGGACTGCAGTACCTATTAGATCACTCAGTCTCCCAGTCTTAATTATTCAAAAGGCGCTTCTGAACAATACCAATATTTTGCTGCTACATTAAACTGCACTATTGACCACTAATTATACAgtgtaataaatagaaaatgagTGAAACGAAGCTACACAATATTGCAGTATATCAGCATTAAACAGCAATATCCATCAAAACATAAGTCAGCTATGTAGGCCATAAGTCGGTTATGAATATATAATACCCCGACCACCCTGTTTGGTATACCAAACGTAACTATGATATTGCGACAACGCGCTGGTATTGACTGCAATAATTCCGATCAATCAGCTGTGTTGCAGCTACATATtgcagaaaaatatatttgttgccTGTTTAGAAGCACCTTAAACTCTTAAACACTCGCAATGGGTAAGTGGAGAGATATAAGTCGCGTGGCGACGAAATCCAACATCAGTTTTCAAACCTAAACTCATCAAgtacacacaaacatttttcAGACCTCTTTAGGAGCAGATTGTggtttttcatttttatcaGCTGGATTGATAGTTTGCTGCTTGGCTGCACCCGCATCTCCGGAATCCAGAGAGACCGCCGCAAGTCCTTGCTGTATGTCAGAGGGCCTTTCTTCCATGCTAAAGTCGGCGTTAATTGATGCATTTGCTGTTGCCAATTTGTAGTCGTCCAAGCCTTTTTGCTGCAATTTATTGAGTTTGCAGTGTTCTTACTATCTGAAGTGCTTAGTGTAAATAACATAGGGATGTAATAAGACAAAAAAGGGTGTGGGGAGTTGAAacaaaaatcattaataaaaagGTCACTTGCACTTAGACAATAGTTATTTCAATTTAGAACTAGTGATCATGCAATCTGACAATTTGCCAATGGATGCCAATGGTGTTAATGACGGTGTAAAAGGCGTGGATGACTATAGCGATTTTTACTTAgttaaaagaatatttaaaaacctCATGCTCAGATGATTCAGCAGCCAGTTTAGAAGTGTCCAAGTCTAAAGAAGTGGATTGTGGACTAATATCCGACTTTTGAGTTTTTTTGTTGTTCTTTGGACGACGacctaaatagaaaataaaaaaaatataaattgtagatcattatttaattctttttaacttataacatattattactagaacatattttggaaattatCTTACCAGATGCAGTTCTGTATTTTAAAAATCCATCTTTAGTGCcattcaaataatattgtacagcTTGTTTCAATTTGGCAGCTCGGAGATCATTAAGGTCACCAAAGACATCGATGCATGCGGCATCCACATCAGAGGATGGTAATTCACGCACATATTGACAAATGGCTTTCACCAAACCTTCTGGAGGAACTTGCTGAAAATTTTTGATAATGAGATAGTTTTAAATAACCAATTGCTAGGTATCGAAAggataatatataaaaacatatgaaACCAGTATATTTGTATCATACACATACCTTCTTTTGCGTAATTCCCAACCGCTTATAAAAATCAACAAGACTTTGCTCAGATAGAATAGTACCACCAAGTAGTGCTGCCATAAGGCACAATCGATCCTGTGGCACATCTAATACCTGCGGCAGCTCGTGCACCATGTACTCTTTTGTCTCCAGTGACGACTGTATTCAATACACATGACATTAATTTAATGGAGCTAGTTTAACAATGCCTCCTTAATAAAGGAAGCGTCCATAAATTACGTGAGGTGTTCTGGGGGGAGGTGATTACATATTTCCAAATCTCACATAGGGTCAGGTCAAACCGCGACGCGATGGTGCTGGAAGAAGCCAGTCATGTCACGCTGCCCGTGAGATGTATCTCAACGTCGCGAGGCACATCTCACAAGAGGCAGAAAATCATTGAAAAGACGAGTACGCACCGCGAGATCGCTGGGTAGCGAAATGTCTTCATTCGCACACACCGTAAACGGGCGACTcaaaaagcaattttattttgtgcgTGGCTTTGACTGACGTTGCGGTGAATTTTGGGAATGTTACGTAGCGATGCGTCTTGGTGTGAGCTGACCCTTAGAATTAGGAGGCAGTTGTAAGCAAATATCAAGTTTATCAGTGAAAAAATGAAGTAAACAGTGTAATATTGTGtgaaaattatttctagaaTACAATATGACCAAACCAGACCGAAGTTGAAGGAGCAgatgattttattgaaatagctaacataataattatgttggttCCAGTAATCAATCTTGCTTGAACTGCTGTAAACAAGTCTCCATGAATTGAATCagaatacttaatattttgtatgcaaAACAAATGCTCTTACAAGTGTAACTTACCCTGTATGTAAGTTTCAGCTGTGAGGAGCTAAAGTATCTTGGTGGTTGAAAGACTAAATATTCTCCAGAGCACCCAACAAGTCCAGCATAAGTTTTCTCTCGGCAAAGACCAACTACCTCTTGGCAATGATCATCAGAAGAGACCATCTgtttaagaattattattaatttataaatgagcGAACACCAAGCTAACATTGATCTTGatttaatgtattatgtataatttttattacttatatctatcaaaattacaattttaatgaaattggtaACACCAATTTACATtctgttctttataaaataatttatcttaacAATTACACATGATTACATCCATATACAGAGCCTTATACTTACTATTGGGATATTAAGATATCTTAATGCTGTTCTAAGGCAGGAATGTAGTCCCATGGGTGGTACCCACCATACTTTAGGAGGAGGAGTGCCCTTTGTAGCAATGTGACGCAGCACCTGTGATGTATCAAGATATTGTTACATTTATGATTAAAtcaaattagtttaattttagtcATTAATATACTATTTAGTTCATTAGCTAATGACATTTAACTGATTGACTAAAGTAAAAGCCGTTAAAAGTGGGAAGAAATTCAAAACTAACTCAGTGGTCTTTtaaacataagaaaaatataaatatttataaaattgtttgtgaGAAATGTGCATATTCGTTGGTCTTTTGAGAACAGAGCCACACCAGTTACAACAAACTGTCAGAGCATAAGTAGTTAATTAGAAGTGAAATTATGAGGAAaacaatatagaaaaaaaaattacatattatttataaatgttacttTTCCTAAGGTACAAACATACTAATATGACCTGTGCAGTGCAGTGCAGTTTCACACTTACATCAGAGCTCATTCCCAAGTCTGACTATCGTCTAAGTAGTCTTCTCTTTTATAAAATGCTTTAAGTTTacctttttttagtttttacttttaaatttattaaggcTGTAATTTAGAATAAGGGTGTCTATGTTCATTATGTATACTTTCATGTAACACCCAAGTATTCTTGTGATATATCTCAAAAATATACCAATTTCAACAAAGGTGATTTACATCAAAGTTaatgaattttgataaaaatacttactgaGTTGACCCTCTGGCGATATGTAGCTTGTGTTTGTATCCAATGCTGTGGCAAAGCAGGTGGAGTAGGATGTGCACCATTAAAACATACGCATAAAGCAACTTGATGTTCAGCAAGTGCTTGTGCAAGTGTGGTTAAAAATTGCACGCATCGAGCCCACTGGCCTCCACAAGCCCAATCtgcaataaaatcattatatttattgtgaaatagtttaatttactatgtaaactataaaaatttaaaagctatgctatgctattgtaaaattatagtaaataatatagcaggtaacatttttttattgctgtAAAGACACTGGTAAATTAGGCgtggatgatgatgatagtgatGTTTATTTTGGTACTAGAATAAAAACATcgagataagaataaaaaatgtatcaacaaaatattgtatgttataTTGGAAAAACAATACCTGAGAAATATCCTCCATAGAGACGATCTAGACATCCTTCCGCGTCGAGAACTAAGCGGAACCCGCCGGCATGGTTTCTAGCTATTCGAAATAAATCAACTCCAACACCTTCGTTTTCTAAAAACGTCT
This Spodoptera frugiperda isolate SF20-4 chromosome 20, AGI-APGP_CSIRO_Sfru_2.0, whole genome shotgun sequence DNA region includes the following protein-coding sequences:
- the LOC118262160 gene encoding constitutive coactivator of PPAR-gamma-like protein 1 isoform X5, translating into MGIQDLQTFLENEGVGVDLFRIARNHAGGFRLVLDAEGCLDRLYGGYFSDWACGGQWARCVQFLTTLAQALAEHQVALCVCFNGAHPTPPALPQHWIQTQATYRQRVNSVLRHIATKGTPPPKVWWVPPMGLHSCLRTALRYLNIPIMVSSDDHCQEVVGLCREKTYAGLVGCSGEYLVFQPPRYFSSSQLKLTYRSSLETKEYMVHELPQVLDVPQDRLCLMAALLGGTILSEQSLVDFYKRLGITQKKQVPPEGLVKAICQYVRELPSSDVDAACIDVFGDLNDLRAAKLKQAVQYYLNGTKDGFLKYRTASGRRPKNNKKTQKSDISPQSTSLDLDTSKLAAESSEHEQKGLDDYKLATANASINADFSMEERPSDIQQGLAAVSLDSGDAGAAKQQTINPADKNEKPQSAPKEVRSNIKQIHNEDNCPPAPAEVLRTCAERHARGLMHPQMLSILTHRQVTLPVLMEDDNHREIPSIHHFFRPVRQNVYAILYNMHHHRFMAQKAKEEGSTSSVNIDRPCTVQVAEWIYSRVNPGKSPEVVPGVVLEWPVPTVQRLWFGTAQDDKCRRMRAFLSCMRSDTPLMLNTSYVPQHLLILATVLRFIMTSQIQILRRQELDAFLATAFSNDLMNALHLQEMTVSVKSVNGINSRGVQLGALVMAGAEAALLANDACGAPVPWLVAAPWLYFDGKLLQRNLHRANHCKHLAQLCDNHLDTVVKVERMRKAILEGLEVEFAMPPLPLVAGVVGGSLGGQLGGWPRGRGRGARLEIAGVVVGQWGGGSYPTRTTRYPQQVSYVGYTPPPRNAYGGRGWRGTRGGRGRGRGRGAVSTPPARTARRARRDVEEPAKPATLTINGKTVRPEDVNQQEEGSPHEDTSAPDTDADGTQPQKLKTGKNVKKNMGKGRKKSSGQKSDLAQTLEANGPLDKNKVAEQCHNSEKEHIGQGDAPVSN
- the LOC118262160 gene encoding constitutive coactivator of PPAR-gamma-like protein 1 isoform X22 → MGIQDLQTFLENEGVGVDLFRIARNHAGGFRLVLDAEGCLDRLYGGYFSDWACGGQWARCVQFLTTLAQALAEHQVALCVCFNGAHPTPPALPQHWIQTQATYRQRVNSVLRHIATKGTPPPKVWWVPPMGLHSCLRTALRYLNIPIMVSSDDHCQEVVGLCREKTYAGLVGCSGEYLVFQPPRYFSSSQLKLTYRSSLETKEYMVHELPQVLDVPQDRLCLMAALLGGTILSEQSLVDFYKRLGITQKKQVPPEGLVKAICQYVRELPSSDVDAACIDVFGDLNDLRAAKLKQAVQYYLNGTKDGFLKYRTASGRRPKNNKKTQKSDISPQSTSLDLDTSKLAAESSEHEQKGLDDYKLATANASINADFSMEERPSDIQQGLAAVSLDSGDAGAAKQQTINPADKNEKPQSAPKEVRSNIKQIHNEDNCPPAPAEVLRTCAERHARGLMHPQMLSILTHRQVTLPVLMEDDNHREIPSIHHFFRPVRQNVYAILYNMHHHRFMAQKAKEEGSTSSVNIDRPCTVQVAEWIYSRVNPGKSPEVVPGVVLEWPVPTVQRLWFGTAQDDKCRRMRAFLSCMRSDTPLMLNTSYVPQHLLILATVLRFIMTSQIQILRRQELDAFLATAFSNDLMNALHLQEMTVNGINSRGVQLGALVMAGAEAALLANDACGAPVPWLVAAPWLYFDGKLLQRNLHRANHCKHLAQLCDNHLDTVVKVERMRKAILEGLEVEFAMPPLPLVAGVVGGSLGGQLGGWPRGRGRGARLEIAGVVVGQWGGGSYPTRTTRYPQQVSYVGYTPPPRNAYGGRGWRGTRGGRGRGRGRGAVSTPPARTARRARRDVEEPAKPATLTINGKTVRPEDVNQQEEGSPHEDTSAPDTDADGTQPQKLKTGKNVKKNMGKGRKKSSGQKSDLAQTLEANGPLDKNKVAEQCHNSEKEHIGQGDAPVSN
- the LOC118262160 gene encoding constitutive coactivator of PPAR-gamma-like protein 1 isoform X2; translated protein: MGIQDLQTFLENEGVGVDLFRIARNHAGGFRLVLDAEGCLDRLYGGYFSDWACGGQWARCVQFLTTLAQALAEHQVALCVCFNGAHPTPPALPQHWIQTQATYRQRVNSVLRHIATKGTPPPKVWWVPPMGLHSCLRTALRYLNIPIMVSSDDHCQEVVGLCREKTYAGLVGCSGEYLVFQPPRYFSSSQLKLTYRSSLETKEYMVHELPQVLDVPQDRLCLMAALLGGTILSEQSLVDFYKRLGITQKKQVPPEGLVKAICQYVRELPSSDVDAACIDVFGDLNDLRAAKLKQAVQYYLNGTKDGFLKYRTASGRRPKNNKKTQKSDISPQSTSLDLDTSKLAAESSEHEQKGLDDYKLATANASINADFSMEERPSDIQQGLAAVSLDSGDAGAAKQQTINPADKNEKPQSAPKEVRSNIKQIHNEDNCPPAPAEVLRTCAERHARGLMHPQMLSILTHRQVTLPVLMEDDNHREIPSIHHFFRPVRQNVYAILYNMHHHRFMAQKAKEEGSTSSVNIDRPCTVQVAEWIYSRVNPGKSPEVVPGVVLEWPVPTVQRLWFGTAQDDKCRRMRAFLSCMRSDTPLMLNTSYVPQHLLILATVLRFIMTSQIQILRRQELDAFLATAFSNDLMNALHLQEMTVSVKSVNGINSRGVQLGALVMAGAEAALLANDACGAPVPWLVAAPWLYFDGKLLQRNLHRANHCKHLAQLCDNHLDTVVKVERMRKAILEGLEVEFAMPPLPLVAGVVGGSLGGQLGGWPRGRGRGARLEIAGVVVGQWGGGSYPTRTTRYPQQVSYVGYTPPPRNAYGGRGWRGTRGGRGRGRGRGAVSTPPARTARRARRDVEEPAKPATLTINGKTVRPEDVNQQEEGSPHEDTSAPDTDADGTQPQKLKTGKNVKKNMGKGRKKSSGQKSDLAQTLEANGPLDKNKVAEQCHNSEKEHIGQGDAPVSN